The Pollutimonas sp. M17 sequence CGGCAGCCAGCGCTCCACCCAATCGTCGGGGCGCATGTCCGACAGATCGGGGGTGGAAAGTCCGGCGCCGGATTGGGGGTTCGAATCGGACGAGTGTAGCGGCGTCATTGCAAACTTATGGTGTATCCCGTGGCGAAAGTGCGAATCGGCGGGATCAGCTTTCCTTGATCAGCTTGCCCAATATGGCAATGCCTTCGCGGATTTTTTCCTCGGATACGGTGACAAAGCTCAGGCGCAAGGTATTGGTCTGCGGGTCGGCGCCGGCGAAGAACGGCGCGCCCGGCACAAACGCGACATTGTTCTGGATGGCGCGGGCCAGCAGCTGGGTGCCGTCGATATGGGCGGGCAGCGTCACCCAGATGAACATGCCGCCTTCGGGGCGGGTCCAGGTGGCCGTGGCGGGAAAGTGCCGATCCATGGCGTCGAGCATGTAGCCGCACTGCTCTTTGTACAGATCGCGCACCATGGGCAGATGGTCGGTCAGAAAGCCGTCCTTCACGGTTTCATAAACGGCCATCTGGGTCAGCGAGGCGGTGTGCAGGTCGGTGGCCTGCTTGATCTGGACCAGCTTGGCGATGATGGGCTTGGGCGCCACGATGTAGCCCAGGCGCAGGCCGGGGGCCAGAACCTTCGAGAACGTGCCCAGCCGGACCACGGTGGCGCCTGCCGCGCGGCCCAGGCCCAGCAGGCCGGGCTGGGCCGTGCCCGCATAACGCAGTTCGCCGTACGGGTCGTCTTCGATGATGGGCACTTGCAGGGCGGCGCAGCGTTCCACCAGCGCCTTGCGGCGCTCCAGACTGAGCGTCAGGCCGGTTGGGTTCTGGAAATTGGGCAGGACGTAGATGAAGCGCGCCCCCGCCGCCCGTTCGCCGGTCAAGGCTTCGGGAATCAGGCCGCCCTCGTCGGTCGGCACAGCCACGTAGTCGGGCTCGAACAGGGAAAACGACTGCAGCGCACCCAGATAGCTGGGCGCTTCGACCAGGACTTTGCTGCCCGGGTCGATGAAGAGCTTGCCCAGCATATCCAGCGCCTGCTGCGAGCCGGAAACGATAAGCACTTCGTCGGGCGAGACGTCGGCGCCGACGCGCTTCAGGTCTTCAGCCACCCATGCGCGCAAGGGCGCATAGCCTTCGGTGGGGCCGTATTGCAGCGCGCTGCGGCCATTGTTTTCCAGGACGCGGTCGAAGGCGGATTTCATGACATCGACCGGGAAGCCCTTGGGCGCGGGCAGGCCGCCGGCAAACGAAATGATTTCCGGCCGTTCGGTAACTTTCAGAATCTCTCGGATGGTTGAACTGGTCAGTTGCTGCGCGCGCTGCGAAAAAGTGTAGGGAAGGCTATACGAATCCATAATTCTGAAAAATTCCGGTAAAGAGCAAAGTAATAACCCCTTAGATTAACGCAACTGGCGGCAAGATTCAGTGCAAAGCCCTCGCCGCCCGCCATTCGACGGGCTTACGCAACACTTTTACAACGAGTCGTCCTTGCGCCGGCTGTCGCGCCGCACGGTCCGGATCAGCCACCAGAACAATGAGAACGAGCAGGCCAGGCCCACCCCGAAAATTCCAAGCACGATCCAATCGCCCGTAGTCATTGGCTGTCACCTATATATGTGTGTTTGCTGATGCGGCGTGCCGCGCCCGCGATCCATTATGCATGCGGCTGCGCCGATTTTACGTCCGCCGCCTGTTCCGCGGCGATCAGGGCCTGCAGCTTCTGGCGAAAACGCAAAGGACCGGCGTCCAGCGGCAGATTCATTTTCGAGGGGCTTCTGGCCATGCCGGCATGCACGGCTTCGAGCACGGCGCGATCCTCGCCGAAAGCATGCCGCACATCTTCGGCAAACTGACGCGACACCGCCTCGTCGTCGGGGCTGAAGTTGCGCAGCTGGAACCAGTAGTAGCGTGTGGTCGACTCGTCCACCGGCGTCAGGAAATTGTAGGAATCCATCAGGAACACATCGGGATGGAAGGGTTCGGTGTCGGTGCCGCTGCCGGCCGGCGCGAAAATCGCCTTGATCAGCGCGTGCGACGGCACACGCACTTCGTAGTGCTGCTTGCGATCGCAAGGGCCGGAAAACTTGACGAACTTCGCATAAAAGGGCGCAACCTCGACATTGCGCATCCAGCGCGACACCACGACCCCATCGTCGTTGACCTGGGTTTTCAGAGGCTCGCCTATCATGGCGGCATTGCCGAACGAGGTTTGATGCACCCACGAAACATGGGACGGATCGAGCAGGTTGTCGGTCAGGTACTGGTAATTGCAGCGCACCGTCATGGCATCGCCCCGGTTCACGCCCCAGGCGGGGTCGCCCCAGTGCGCCACCTGCATGATGTCCGCCGGGTCGGCCGACCCGGGGTCGCCCATCCATATCCACACCAGGCCGTAGCGCTCGGCCACCGGATAACTGCGCACCACCGCGCGGGCCGGCGGCTGGGCCATGCCCGGCGCACGCACGCAGCTGCCCGAACAGTCGAACACCAGGCCGTGGTAGCCGCATTCAACGGCGTCGTCCCGCAACCGCCCCATGGACAGGGGCAGCTTGCGGTGCGGACAGGCGTCCTCCAGCGCGGCCACGCCGCCGTCCAGCGTCCGGTATAGAACGATATCCTCGCCCAGTATCCGGGTCGAATGCAGGTGGCGTCTGATCTCGTGATCGCTTGCCGCCACATACCAGGCATTCTTCAAGAACATGGGTACTCCTTATGAATCGATTCGCTTTCAACAATGCGGATCATAATCCACGCACGGCGCCCCCCGGCAATGCCCGCCGTGCCAGGAGAGGCGCCGTGTTTTATAATTATCCCCCCGTTTTTTGCGCCGAACGCCGGCAGCCGGACCATCGATGAATGCCTTGCACCCTACTATAACGGCGGTGCCCCATGCCCCCGCGTGAGCAATTGCTCGAATCCCTGGCCGACCAGGGCTGGGCCGTCGCGGACGGCCTGATCGACGCGCAGTTGCACAAGCGCCTGTACGAACAATGCCGCCGGGCCTGGGAAGAGGGCCGCTTCAAGCCCGCCGGGGTGGGGCATGGCCGCAGGCTGGCCCTGCATACCGAGATACGTGGCGACTCCATTTTCTGGATCGAACCCCAATCGGCTGAATCGGCATCGCTCGAATTCCTGCAATGGACCGATGCCCTGCGCGAGGATTTGAACCGCCTGTTCTATACCGGGCTGACCAACGCCGAATTTCACTTTGCGCGCTATCCCGCGGGCCACCGCTACCGCAAGCACATGGATCAGCACAGGGATCAACGCAGCCGCAAGATATCGCTGGTGCTCTACCTGAACCAGGAATGGTCCGAGGACGGCCACGGCGAACTGTGCCTGTATTCCGCCCAGGACGAAAACAAGGTGGTGGAACGCGTGCTGCCCATGCCGGGCAGGCTGGCCGTGTTTCGCAGCGACCTGATTCCGCACGAGGTCATGCCATGCACCCGGCCGCGCTGGAGCCTGACGGGCTGGTTCCGCAACGACGCCATCGGCCTGCCGCAAGCCGCGTAGCGCCGTCCCCTGCCATCAGTGATGCAGTATTTTCGACAGGAATTGCCGCGCGCGCTCTGAACGGCCTTCGAGATTGCCGAAAAACTCGTCGCTGGCGACGTCTTCCACGATGCGGCCCATGTCCATGAATACCACCCGGTCGGCCACCTTGCGGGCAAATCCCATTTCGTGCGTCACCACCATCATGGTCATGCCCTCGCCGGCCAGGTCCACCATGACATCCAGCACTTCGTTCACCATTTCGGGATCCAGAGCGGACGTGGGCTCATCGAACAGCATGGCGACGGGATCCATGGCCAGGGCGCGCGCGATCGCCACCCGCTGCTGCTGGCCGCCCGACAGCTGGCTGGGAAACTTGTCCTGATGCGCCCGCAACCCCACGCGGTCGAGCAGTTCGCCGCCGCGGCTCGCGGCCTCGTCCTGGCCACGGCCCAATACCTTGACCTGTGCCAGCGCCAGGTTCTGCGTGACCGACAAATGCGGAAACAGTTCGAAGCTCTGGAACACCATGCCTATGCGGGCGCGCAGGCGAGGAAGATTGGTGCCCGGCGCGCCCACCGACACGCCATCAACGAAGATCTCGCCCTTCTGGAAGGGCTCCAGCCCGTTGACGGTTTTTATCAGCGTGGACTTGCCCGAACCCGACGGCCCGCAAACGACGACGACCTCGCCCTGGGCAACCCGCGTGCTGCAGTCATCCAGCACTTGCGTCGCCCCGTACCATTTGCTGACCTGCTTGATTTCTATCATTCCCGTTCCTGCGATGTCCAATCCGGATAGCCGTGCATGATAACGCGGGCGGCCCGCCAGGGGCAGTCGACCGGCCAGAGAGGCGCAGCGCCGATCCCGCCAGGCCGGACGCGCTCCGCCGCCACGGGGCGGCGCTATACCGTTAACGGGCTTTAGCCGCCAAGATGCTGGCCGAACCAGGCCAGCGCGCGCTTCCAGCCGTCTTGCGCGGCCTCGGGCCGGTAGCTGGGACGGTAATCCGCATGGAAGGCGTGGGGCGCATCGGGATAGACCACGAACTCGGACTGCCTGGAGTCGTCGGAGCCTTTGGCCAGGGCCGCCTTCATGGCATCGATGGAGTCCTGCGTAATGCCTGCATCCTTGCCGCCGTACAGCCCGAGCACCGGGCCATGCAGCTCGGCTGCGATATCGACCGGCTGGGTGGGATGCAGGGGGTCGGCATTGCCCACGAGCCGGCCATACCAGGCCACGCCGGCGTCGACGGCGGGATTGTGGGCCGCATACAGCCATACGATGCGCCCGCCCCAGCAAAAGCCCGTTATGCCCAGCTTTCCGGTATCGCCGCCATTCTTGCCGGCCCAGGCCACGGCGGCGTCCAGGTCGTCCATGACCTGGGCGTCGGGAACCTTGTTGACGATTTCGCTGATCAAGGACGCCACCTCGGTGTATTTGCCTGGATCGCCCTGCCTGAAGTACAGCTCTGGGGCGATCGCCATATAGCCGGCTTTCGCGAAGCGGCGGCAAACATCCTTGATGTATTCATGCACGCCGAATATTTCCTGGATCACCAGTATCACCGGTGCGGCGGCTTTTCCATCCGGAACGGCGCGGTATGCCGGTATATGTCCGGTGCCGATCGGTATCTGGACCGGCCCCGCCACCAGTCCCTCGTCGTCCGTTGCAATGGCCGTGGCCGCGGCCGGGCCGGCCGCAAGCGCAAATCCGCCCATCAATGTGCCCGCCATGAATCCGCGTCTGTTCAAAACCAGCGGCGGCAGCAAGCTGTCAAAATCCGTATCCGGCAAGCGACTCATGGCGATCCCCTTTTTTGGCAAAAAAAAAGCATGCTTCCCCTTGAAGCATGCTGTCTGCGGCTATGAACTGGATTTATGTTCCGGCTTGCCCTTGCGCTTGGTGGAAGCCAGCTCGTCGAGCTCTTTCTGGCTCATGGAGTCGTACATGCTTCGCGATGCGCCCTTGAGCTCACCCACTTTGATATCGCCGCGCTTGGCGGCCAGGGCCGCGCCGGCGGCCTTTTGCTGAGCCTGTGATTTG is a genomic window containing:
- a CDS encoding PLP-dependent aminotransferase family protein yields the protein MDSYSLPYTFSQRAQQLTSSTIREILKVTERPEIISFAGGLPAPKGFPVDVMKSAFDRVLENNGRSALQYGPTEGYAPLRAWVAEDLKRVGADVSPDEVLIVSGSQQALDMLGKLFIDPGSKVLVEAPSYLGALQSFSLFEPDYVAVPTDEGGLIPEALTGERAAGARFIYVLPNFQNPTGLTLSLERRKALVERCAALQVPIIEDDPYGELRYAGTAQPGLLGLGRAAGATVVRLGTFSKVLAPGLRLGYIVAPKPIIAKLVQIKQATDLHTASLTQMAVYETVKDGFLTDHLPMVRDLYKEQCGYMLDAMDRHFPATATWTRPEGGMFIWVTLPAHIDGTQLLARAIQNNVAFVPGAPFFAGADPQTNTLRLSFVTVSEEKIREGIAILGKLIKES
- a CDS encoding amino acid ABC transporter ATP-binding protein; translated protein: MIEIKQVSKWYGATQVLDDCSTRVAQGEVVVVCGPSGSGKSTLIKTVNGLEPFQKGEIFVDGVSVGAPGTNLPRLRARIGMVFQSFELFPHLSVTQNLALAQVKVLGRGQDEAASRGGELLDRVGLRAHQDKFPSQLSGGQQQRVAIARALAMDPVAMLFDEPTSALDPEMVNEVLDVMVDLAGEGMTMMVVTHEMGFARKVADRVVFMDMGRIVEDVASDEFFGNLEGRSERARQFLSKILHH
- a CDS encoding dienelactone hydrolase family protein, whose amino-acid sequence is MSRLPDTDFDSLLPPLVLNRRGFMAGTLMGGFALAAGPAAATAIATDDEGLVAGPVQIPIGTGHIPAYRAVPDGKAAAPVILVIQEIFGVHEYIKDVCRRFAKAGYMAIAPELYFRQGDPGKYTEVASLISEIVNKVPDAQVMDDLDAAVAWAGKNGGDTGKLGITGFCWGGRIVWLYAAHNPAVDAGVAWYGRLVGNADPLHPTQPVDIAAELHGPVLGLYGGKDAGITQDSIDAMKAALAKGSDDSRQSEFVVYPDAPHAFHADYRPSYRPEAAQDGWKRALAWFGQHLGG
- a CDS encoding DUF3008 family protein is translated as MPAKSQAQQKAAGAALAAKRGDIKVGELKGASRSMYDSMSQKELDELASTKRKGKPEHKSSS
- a CDS encoding 2OG-Fe(II) oxygenase, whose protein sequence is MPPREQLLESLADQGWAVADGLIDAQLHKRLYEQCRRAWEEGRFKPAGVGHGRRLALHTEIRGDSIFWIEPQSAESASLEFLQWTDALREDLNRLFYTGLTNAEFHFARYPAGHRYRKHMDQHRDQRSRKISLVLYLNQEWSEDGHGELCLYSAQDENKVVERVLPMPGRLAVFRSDLIPHEVMPCTRPRWSLTGWFRNDAIGLPQAA
- a CDS encoding aromatic ring-hydroxylating dioxygenase subunit alpha, with amino-acid sequence MFLKNAWYVAASDHEIRRHLHSTRILGEDIVLYRTLDGGVAALEDACPHRKLPLSMGRLRDDAVECGYHGLVFDCSGSCVRAPGMAQPPARAVVRSYPVAERYGLVWIWMGDPGSADPADIMQVAHWGDPAWGVNRGDAMTVRCNYQYLTDNLLDPSHVSWVHQTSFGNAAMIGEPLKTQVNDDGVVVSRWMRNVEVAPFYAKFVKFSGPCDRKQHYEVRVPSHALIKAIFAPAGSGTDTEPFHPDVFLMDSYNFLTPVDESTTRYYWFQLRNFSPDDEAVSRQFAEDVRHAFGEDRAVLEAVHAGMARSPSKMNLPLDAGPLRFRQKLQALIAAEQAADVKSAQPHA